AACAATTATGTGACAATACCCTAAAATCATTTGACTAATAAGTTCAGCAATAAGAACTGGAGTCAAGATAACAAgatcatcattttttttctcattacATGCGCTTACCACATGATAATGCGCACTGAAATGCTTGGATGCCTTTTCTTAAATCTGTAAATAAGTACGCCGTAATGAGTAATTAGACTTGCTGAAACACCCGCCCCTTCCCCATTTCCAACCGGGGTTCCTGGGCGCAGGGTTTAGGACACACATGTCTACTTTCCCGACATCTCCGTGTGCCCCGTTTCTGGTCCCATGAGTTCCAGGTGCGTTTCCTTTCTTACCATTGTCATTTCCACTTATAGTTCTGCAAAAAGGGAGAGGgaaaaagaggggtgagtatgAATACTCAGTGAAGCGATTCTAGACCAGTCTCCCCCATGAGCTTTTATACTGCTCAATGCGAAACGAGAACCGACTAGTCACTACACCCATTTCTTAACTAGCTATTAAGGTTTCATTTCACGAAAACAAGCAATGCAATGAACTCAATCATCACTCAATTCACACAAttcggtttattatttaagactcCAGTCATCCTAGAACTctaggacctacacagctcaagcggacCAACCCTCCCCTTTTCTTGCTGCATTCCTGTGGAGCCGCCTGACCTGATACACTCGGCATCCGGTTCCCTTGGATGTAGTCTATACCCTTTGCAGTGTATTACGGccccttcccgccaagactcggcgtgactcaatcttaccggcgccTCTATTCTTAACCTGCCGTTTTTGAACGCTACGACCGCCGCGTtttcccatactccccaccagtccctcggtggttcgtattccatttctattcatttcccatactccccaccagttcctcggtggttcgtatttcaatcatttaacttttcctttttcctttatttccttttccttaaacccttagactctttcttactttCCTTTTTAGATGCCACCCGTTCTCGGTGTCACACTCAATCCATTTAACAATCATTCATAGATATCCTATCATTCATCTAACCAGACCGGTTAACATTTCTCTTATAATCCTACGTTCATTTCTTTCTAACCATCCTAGCTCTCAATCAAAACCACAGATCTTCaaccaatcaaacaatcaaacaatcatCAACACACCGGTTTATTTAGAATCTTAAATCAGTATGAGGGTTCTAATGCAATATGGTCTATCATCCTAACCACAAACAGGATCTAATCAATCCTAGCAACCCATTCAACAATATAAAAGAGCATGAAAGAGATCTGGGTAGAACacctcaccttagcctagatctggatctggatctgagTTGAGAGGCGAGGGAAACGGGATCTGAGGTCTAGGACACCGCgcggccaccaccaccactcgcgGCTGTTCAcggcaaggagagagagatgcggccgagagagagagaaggaggcgcggcgaagagagagagaaggaggcgcggcgaagagagagagagagagaggagagacgcggcgaagagagagaaggaggagagagaCGGTGCGgggagagatagagagagtcgacggctagggtttctgATCTCTGGGGATTCTCTGCAGGGCCTCGCTTCTAGATTTCTGATGAGAGAAAAAGAAGTGGAGGCTTGCTTTTATAATGTGGGGAAAGGGAGAACCCTAGGGTTTTCTAGTTGGGCTGTAGAGAACCCATTAgccttttaaaaatttaattgggctggttttggggtgttacaattctccccctcTTATTCGGAATTCGTCCCGAATTCCAAATCTTCAGTTCGAACTTAACATCCCAAAACTAAGGTGAGTTTCCAAACACAATCAAGGGAAGCACGAAAAAGGCGTCCTACTTGCTCAAGATCATTTAAAACCAAcaatgaatttaataaatgaaatggAATAGGACTACAACAAATAGATAGGTCTCAAGGTATCGCCAAAATCCACGGATATCCTTATAACAAGAAGTGAAAAGCTAAAAACCAATaggaaatgaagaaaaatgtgtCCTACTCCTACTAGCTGATTCAGGAATCACAACTAGCCACTTCGAACTGGAGACTTCTGCTCCCCTTCCAGCTTAGGACCAGCCACGCGGCCACTCCCTGTCGACGACGCCGGCTCCTCTTCCCACTCTGAGTCCTCCGATGGATCCTCTTCCACCTCTACGTCTTCCTTAGAGCTCGAGATGGCGACGACCCGACGAGTAAGTGTCCGTTCAGCCTCCATTGCCTGATCGGCCATCCGGTTTACCAAGGCGAATTCCCATGGTTCCAACACACCAATCAGCTTTCCCCGAATTTCTTCGCGGAGTCCTGCCTTGTACCACCGGCACCAATCCTCCGCTGTCTTGGGCTTGCATCTTTTGGCTGACTCCAGGAATTCCTCTGTGTACTCCCGGACTGAGCGCGGTCCTTGCCTGGCCTGAATCAGTGTTCCACACCGACATACTCCGGTTATGCTCCTGAGACTCTCTGCATCAATGCTCGGAATCTTCCTTGGGCGTCCACGTTTCCTTGTTGGTACACTGTCCTCCGTCCGAATCGGTCCAAAACCTTCCCTGGTCGACTCCGCCCTCTTTGGGCGCCCTCGGCCCCTTGTGGGCAGTGTCATGTCAACTCCAGGTGCAAACTGGAAAGTCCCCTGACCCTGGTACAATCGCCTGTACTCGGCTGCACGCTGAAAATGGGGCATCAAAACCCGACGCCTCACGGTCGTCTCCTGGATGGGGGCGTTCGGCTGCTCCGCGAACTCCATTTCCTCTTCGTCTGGGAAGAGTGCAGGTACTATGTCACCCCAAGCGTCACATTAGGGCTTGCGGGTGTACACCCTTGTCCCTTTTGGTCCATAGCGCATGTGTCTTTCTCTGAGCTCGTGATGCACTGGTGAAGACATCCTGCAGCGTAAAAACAAAGACCTGATTAGAACATAATAGTAGTCATGCTTAGATGGCAGTTTTCAATCATTTCCCAAAATTAGTGCTGCTTTAGCATTCCATAGAATATCATCCGCGGTGTGGTTCTTATCGTCCCCTTTTTGCCCCAAGACGATCCTTTTTACCGTCAGCCCTTTTACCCTATGAAGATCCCATATCCTTATTAGCATTTTGCATTTTTCTCCAAGTTGATCCTCCATCATCCTTTTTACCCCAAGATGATCCTCCATCATCCTTTTTACCCCAAGATGATCCTTAGCTTAGTTCTCACAATATGAAATCGGCTTTCTCCTACTGTCTCGCCGGTAGTCCCTTGGCCGCCCTGGTTCACCTCTTCCTCATCGGCGGCCCACGCCATGGTGGTGGGACCCGCGcccatatatatgtattttttttttatatatatatatgtggaaaCGAGTTTGACTGTTATATCGGAATGCCAGGAGTCCATTTCTTTGCAGAGTTTAATTCCTCTGTGAAGCTGCGCACGCCTCGGCCTTGCGTCCGTCTCTCTTCCCCCGGCCTTCCCGGTCCAGTGTGGGGCGGTGTCGCCGGCGGGACGTTTCCTTCCGCTCGTAGGTCCGACTTTCCATTCCCCCTTAACTTGCCGTGCTAGGCGACTAATCCCTCTGTATACTTGCCTTACAACTCCTTGTTACCCATTCCTGAATCTCTGAAACTCCACTACACTGTGGTACGAGGACTTTTTGTTGACCTGATCTTGTCCGGAGACTCTGAGCTGTTCGAATTTTCCTTTAGCGTTAGCTATGACGGTCTATCAGAACCATAAGGGAAATGGGCAATATCGGAAACGCTGATCCCTTAAGTTAGTATTAAGGGAccttaacctggctctgataccaattgaaaCACCCGCCCCTTCCCCATTTCCAACCGGGGTTCCTGGGCGCGGGGTTTAGGACACACATATCTACTTTCCCGACATCTCCGTGTGCCCCGTTTCTGGTCCCATGAGTTCCAGGTGCGTTTCCTTTCTTACCATTGTCATTTCCACTTATAGTTCTGCAAAAAGGGAGAGGGAAAAAGGGTGAGTATGAATACTCAGTGAAGCGATTCTAGACCAGTCTCCCCCATGAGCTTTTATACTGCTCAATGCGAAACGAGAACCGACTAGTCACTACACCCATTTCTTAACTAGCTATTAAGGTTTCATTTCACGAAAACAAGCAATGCAATGAACTCAGTCATCACTCAATTCACACAAttcggtttattatttaagactcCAGTCATCTGAGAACTctaggacctacacagctcaagcggacCAACCCTCCCCTTTTCTTGCTGCATTCCTGTGGAGCCGCCTGCCCTGGTACACTCGGCATCTGGTTCCCTTGGATGTAGTCTATACCCTTTGCAGTGTATTACGGCCCCTTCCTgccaagactcggcgtgactcaatcttaccggcgccTCTATTCTTAACCTGCCGTTTTTGAACGCTACGACCGCCGCGTtttcccatactccccaccagTCCCTCGGTGGTTCGTATTCCATTTCTATTCATTTACCATACTCCCCACCAGTTCCTCGGTGGTTCGTATTTCAATCATTTaacttttcctttttcctttatttccttttccttaaacccttagactctttcttactttcctttttagacgccacccgttctcgGTGTCACAATTAATCCATTTAACAATCATTCATAGATATCCTATCATTCATCTAACCAGACCGGTTAACATTTCTCTTATAATCCTACGTTCATTTCTTTCTAACCATCCTAGGTCTCAATCACAACCACAGATCTTCAAccaatcaaccaatcaaacaaTCATCAACACACCGGTTTATTTAGAATCTTAAATCAGTATGAGGGTTCTAATGCAATATGGTCTATCATCCTAACCACAAACAGGATCTAATCAATCCTAGCAACCcattaaacaatataaaagagCATGAAAGAGATCTGGGTAGAACacctcaccttagcctagatctggatctggatctgagTTGAGAGGCGAGGGAAACGGGATCTGAGGTCTAGGACACCGCgcggccaccaccaccactcgcgGCTGTTCAcggcaaggagagagagatacggccgagagagagagaaggaggcgcggcgaagagagagagagagagagaggagagacgcggcgaagagagagaaggaggagagagacggcgcggggagagagagagagtcgacggctagggtttctgATCTCCGGGGATTCTCTGCAGGGCCTCGCTTCTAGATTTCTGATGAGAGAAAAAGAAGTGGAGGCTTGCTTTTATAATGTGGGGAAAGAGAGAACCCTAAGATTTTCTAGTTGGGCTGTAGAGAACCCATTAaccttttaaaaatttaattggaCTCGTTTTGGAGTGTTACACTTGCTACAATgcatatgtatctaatactACTCCACAAAGTGGAGAGATAGTTACTACTTACTGAAGCTAGAAACTATTATTATCAGGAGCGAATTTACAATTAACTACTAATTAAACATCTTTATAAAACTGAACTTTTAACAGGGGCATTACTAAAAATCTTGACAAATTTTACACTAATTCAAAAATTTATGGTGAACAAGTGCCCTTCCCAAAATCAATATACGTCCACCACTGTACTTACTACGAAACAATATAAATTCTCAATTTGAATAATCACACTGTGCTATCAAAGAATGTAACAAAGAACAGACATATTCAAGTGCTTCGGCAAACTAATCTGTTAAAAAAGGGAGTTTTATCTATTTCATTATATAGATTCCAAATTTtgcatttcttttatttaacatAGTTAACCTTTTCGTCTATTACAGCACAAAGAGCTCTACTGAGGTAATAGTGACATTGGTTAAAAGGAAAAGATATGAACATTTGGGCATCTTAAAGTGCTACTAATTAAGGTTTTTTCTATTACATAGTTACAACATAACATTGGCCTCAcatgcaattttttttatttgaaatctaGTACATACGAAATAAAATCAGATGAGTGTCATAAGAACAACTCACACCTAAGCCATCATTTGATCGTGATGTAGCGGTTTGTACCGTGCTTTGCCCAATGGTCTTTGAGATCAACCGGGTTTGAGAGATCATGGTGCCCTTCTGCAGCAAGCCGGCTTAGAAGCTTGTTGAACGCGCTTCCACTCATTTTCCTTCCACCGACTCGAGCATGTCTTTTGTTGGGCAGTGCTGGTAACGGATACATTGATATTGTGGTCGTGCAACACGATGACTGCCAGCCTCCGTTTCCCCATTTGTAGCACTGTCTGAGATCTCCTGTACATGAACAGACCGGTGGTGGCATTGTTGTCTCGTCGTAAACAACCTGGTTCAGCCCCACCATTTCCTGGCTTTTCCAGTCTGATTTGGATCCTGTTAAGACGAGCTTGCTTGTCTCTTCTTCGCCGTAGTCAAGGGTTTTCACAAACATTATCTTGGTCAAGTCGTCCTCGTTCTCTTTCTTAACCTTCCTAGGATTCTTTGGCCCTCTCTTATTAGCAGTGGTCTTCGTTGTCGCCTTTGGGTCTTTCACTCTTTTGCCGCCACGTTTTGGTTTGGCAGAATCCAAGGCGGTTTCTGGAGGTGGTGATGTCGGGAGACCATCCATTTCTCTGGACTCATCATATGCATGATCACTCAACTGAAGCATGTGATGCTGATGATGCATTTGTGGATGGTGAATGTGCTTTACACCACGTGGCATTTGACATCCCGGGGGACATGCTGCAGCCATATTGGAAACTGCAGAAGGTGTAGCCATGGAGTTCTCACGGTATTGTAGAGCTGAAAGGGCACTGTCTCTCTCCATAATGGCGTTGTTGCGCTCGGCGATGGCTGTGTCTCGCTGGAGGAATGCCATGTCCCTTTCAGCTACTGCTGATTTTCTCTCCGATATCGCTAGGTTTCTCTCCTGGATCGCTGCATCGCGCTCTGCTATTATTGACATGACTTGTTTCATCGATGGTTGATGCTGCATCATCCACTGTTTCATGAACAAGGAGACATTCACATTAAAAATGTACACATTCCTATTAAATGATGTAGCTTTTGGGATTTGGAAAAGACTGTCAAGATACCTGGCCCTGAGGTGTTTTATGGCGACCATTGTCACGATGCCCACCATCATCCATTTGAGATATGTAAACTTATATATATGGAATCAACAAAAATGGAGCAAGCTAAtggaaaatcaaaataaaagacTGATCCATCTTCTTTTTCAATCCTGCACATAGCCAATAATTAAAGATATAGTCAGAAGAACCAATTAATGCtgccacaacaaaaaaaaaaagcattgcTAGTATTAGTGACATACACTAACTAGGAAGCAAGAAAGAGCTTTTCTAATTGAATTGTAAAATATAACTTCATCAGAAATCAGTATGTGGTCAAAAATAGCCAGATAGTAAACATGGAACATGAAAGTAAAAGACAGAGAAATGATGTAATAATGAGAAGGCATCAGGTCCATGAACATCACCTATCAGCTCATTCCAAAACAACACACAcacagagaaagaa
This Brassica napus cultivar Da-Ae chromosome C6, Da-Ae, whole genome shotgun sequence DNA region includes the following protein-coding sequences:
- the LOC106402416 gene encoding protein BASIC PENTACYSTEINE6 isoform X2; translation: MDDGGHRDNGRHKTPQGQWMMQHQPSMKQVMSIIAERDAAIQERNLAISERKSAVAERDMAFLQRDTAIAERNNAIMERDSALSALQYRENSMATPSAVSNMAAACPPGCQMPRGVKHIHHPQMHHQHHMLQLSDHAYDESREMDGLPTSPPPETALDSAKPKRGGKRVKDPKATTKTTANKRGPKNPRKVKKENEDDLTKIMFVKTLDYGEEETSKLVLTGSKSDWKSQEMVGLNQVVYDETTMPPPVCSCTGDLRQCYKWGNGGWQSSCCTTTISMYPLPALPNKRHARVGGRKMSGSAFNKLLSRLAAEGHHDLSNPVDLKDHWAKHGTNRYITIK
- the LOC106402416 gene encoding protein BASIC PENTACYSTEINE6 isoform X1; translation: MDDGGHRDNGRHKTPQGQQWMMQHQPSMKQVMSIIAERDAAIQERNLAISERKSAVAERDMAFLQRDTAIAERNNAIMERDSALSALQYRENSMATPSAVSNMAAACPPGCQMPRGVKHIHHPQMHHQHHMLQLSDHAYDESREMDGLPTSPPPETALDSAKPKRGGKRVKDPKATTKTTANKRGPKNPRKVKKENEDDLTKIMFVKTLDYGEEETSKLVLTGSKSDWKSQEMVGLNQVVYDETTMPPPVCSCTGDLRQCYKWGNGGWQSSCCTTTISMYPLPALPNKRHARVGGRKMSGSAFNKLLSRLAAEGHHDLSNPVDLKDHWAKHGTNRYITIK